In the genome of Anabaena cylindrica PCC 7122, the window TGCTACAGTTGAGCAAATCCGGGCTACTCAAGCCGCTGGGGGGCGGATTATAGCGGTGGGGACTACGGTAGTCCGTGCTTTAGAAGGTGCGGCTCAATTTGGCGATTTACAGCCTTATGTAGGCAAGGTAAATTTGTTTATCTATCCTGGCTTTCAATGGCGGGTTGTAGAGGGTTTAATTACTAATTTTCACCTGCCTCGTTCCAGTTTGTTGATGTTGGTAAGCGCCCTGATTGGGAGAAAAAGGTTATTGAAAATTTATCAACAAGCGATCGCATCTCAATATCGCTTCTATTCCTTTGGTGATGCCATGCTTATTCTGCCAGACGGAGTGATGAGTATGAATTAAATTGTGAATTTTTGGTGTAGTTATGGGTACTCTGATTGTGTCAGGATTTCAATTACAAATATAAGGTTACAAGTTATGGCTAAAAAAAATCTACTTACTCAGTGCTTACACAGCTCATTTCCAGCCGATTTTTACAAAAATTCCGCACAGCGATTAGGACTTTTGTTTGCTTCTTCGGCATTTTTGGTGTTGGGTTTACCGACAATTATTGATTTACCAGAAAGTAAGCTGTTGGCGCAAAGTGTGGTTTCCCAGGATTTGGACGCAGCTATTTTGTATCAACTGGGAGTTACCCGCTATCACCGCCAAGACTTCAAAAGTGCTGAATCTGCCTTTAGACAAGCTTTACAGCGAGATATTAATATTGGTTCAGCACGGCATTATTTAGGTAATATCTTGATGAAACAAAATCGCCTAGAGTTAGCTGTACAAGAATATGGGGAAGCGATTAAACTTAATCCCAATTTTGGCGAAGCTTATTACAATTTGGGATTAGCTCTGCAAAAACAAGGACAAAAAGAAGCGGCAATTAGTGCTTACCGGCAAGCGTTGGTAGTCAGTCCGACGATGGCAGCAGCCCACTATAACTTGGGAATAGTTTTGTATGAACAAGAACAGCGAGAAGAAGCAATTGCGGCTTATCAACAAGCAATTAATTTAGATGGTAGCAATGCCAATGCTTATTTTAATTTAGCGATCGCACTCCAGCAAGAAGGACAAGTAGAAAATGCGATCGCAGCCTATCGTCAAACCTTAACACTAAATCCTGAAAATACCTTAGCTTACAACAACTTAGGCAGTCTCTTCGTAATTCAAAATCAACCATTAGAGGCTATTGCCATTTACCAAAAAGCTATTCGCCAAAATCCCAAAAATGCCTTAGCTTATTATAACTTAGGAGTAACTTTATATAATCAAGGCGATCTCAAGACAGCGAATCAAGCATTTAAACGCGCTCGTCAAGAGTATAGCGAACAAGGAAATACTGAAAAAACCGCAAAAATTGACGAGATTACCCAAAAAATTACCGAACATTTAACACCCAAAAAACCACAAACCCCAACCCCCACTCCTAAGAATGATGTGATTTTACCCGCACCTGAAGAAATAATGCCCGTCAACTCTAATGATATGCCTAACACTGTAGAACAACAGCCAAAAACACCTTAGAAGAAATCAGGGAAACAAGGTATTTATAACCCTGTTTCCTGTTTCAAATTGGCAAGCGATTAATATCCTTGTTACAGCCAATAACTACCATTGCTGTACCGCGTTCTAAACGCCTAGTAGGGTCAGGATTAATCTTAAATTTACCATCCTGACTCACTGCCAACAAATTCAAACCATAACGATTACGAAGTTGAATTTCAGCAACAGTTTTACCGTGAAATTCATCAGGGACAATCAACTCAACAATGCTGTGATCTGGGTCGAGGTCAAATCTATCGAGAATTGATGGTTTAGTCAGTGTTCTAGCTAAAGCACAACCAGCTTCAAACTCTGGAAAAACAACATGATCTGCTCCCACTCGTTTTAATAACTTGCGGTGAACTTCACTAGAAGCTTTAGCAACTACATGAGGTACACCAGCTTCTTTGACATTGAGAGTGGTGATAATACTCTCTTGAATATAGTTACCGATTGCTACAATTACTGTATCAAATTCAAAAATACCAGCTTCTTTAAGTGCCGCAGGTTCAGTTGAATCTAGTTGCACAGCATGACTAACAATTTCATCAGTTAATGCTTCTGAAACTAGCTTTTCATCAACATCAGTAGCCAAAACTTGATAACCTAAATTATGCAATGTAGAACAAACAGAACGACCAAAGCGACCTAAACCAATTACAGCAAATTGGTTGTTGTCTTGGCGTAGACTGCGAAAAAACTTTAATGATGAAAGATTCATGATTTTGTCAGTTTTTAGGGAATAGGGAACAGGGAATAGGGAACAGGAAAGATAAGAGGCAGAAGTTTTCCTAATCACCAATTACCTATTAGCCAACAAGTAAATTCTCTTCTGGATAGTGAACTCTGCTAGGACGAGGATCGCCTAATAAAGCTGACATCAATAATAAAACCCCAACTCTACCAATATACATTGTGACAATTAAAATTAGTTTTGCTGCTGTGGAAATACCACCAGTTATGCCTGTAGACAAACCAACTGTAGCAAACGCTGATACCACCTCAAACAAGATTTTAATAAACTCTAAGTTAGGATCTGTGAGGCTAATTAAAATTGTTGCCCCAATCACGGTAGCTAGAGAACCAAAAACTACGCCGACAGCTTTTAAAATCAGTGATATGGCTATCTTCCGATCATACAATAAAACTTCCTCTTTCCCTTGAAGGATAGATTTTGTACAACTAGTTAGAACTCTCAGCGTTGTCGTTTTTATACCTCCTCCCGTACCTCCAGGACTTGCACCAATAAACATCAAAGCAATAGTAATAAATAAACCAGAATCTGTCATTTGCCCTATGTCAATAGTGTTAAATCCAGCAGTTCTAGGAGTAACTGATTGAAACCAAGCCGATAATAATTGATTAGTAAAACTCAAATTACCAAATGTTTGAGGATTCCTAATTTCTATACAAAAAAAGGCTACTGTTCCCAATACTAAAAGTATCAAAGTTGTGCTGGTTGCTACTTTAAAATCAAGAGAGAATAAGATGGCATTGGGTTTTTTTAAAATTCTATCGCGTAACCAAAGATATATATCTAAAATTACCTGATAACCAATTCCTCCAAAAATAATTAAGCCGGTGATTGTAAAAACTACTAATCCAGAACTTTGATAGCCTATTAAGTTGTCTTTAAACAGACTAAAACCCGCATTATTCCAAGCATTGACGCTATGAAATATTGCTAACCACAATCCTTGATTCCAACCATAATCAGGAACAAAAGCTGGCAATAATAATAATATTCCCGTGATTTCAAAAATCATGGTTGTCGCAATGATTGAACGGATAATCTGCGTGCTACCGCTAATCCCTGGACGGTCTAAAGCTTGTTGAATTGCTACTTTTTGTCGCAGGTCAAATCTCCTGCCAATTAACAAAATCAAAAATGTGGTAGTTGTCATATACCCTAAACCACCAATTTGAGCCAATAGTGTG includes:
- a CDS encoding tetratricopeptide repeat protein, whose amino-acid sequence is MAKKNLLTQCLHSSFPADFYKNSAQRLGLLFASSAFLVLGLPTIIDLPESKLLAQSVVSQDLDAAILYQLGVTRYHRQDFKSAESAFRQALQRDINIGSARHYLGNILMKQNRLELAVQEYGEAIKLNPNFGEAYYNLGLALQKQGQKEAAISAYRQALVVSPTMAAAHYNLGIVLYEQEQREEAIAAYQQAINLDGSNANAYFNLAIALQQEGQVENAIAAYRQTLTLNPENTLAYNNLGSLFVIQNQPLEAIAIYQKAIRQNPKNALAYYNLGVTLYNQGDLKTANQAFKRARQEYSEQGNTEKTAKIDEITQKITEHLTPKKPQTPTPTPKNDVILPAPEEIMPVNSNDMPNTVEQQPKTP
- a CDS encoding potassium channel family protein produces the protein MNLSSLKFFRSLRQDNNQFAVIGLGRFGRSVCSTLHNLGYQVLATDVDEKLVSEALTDEIVSHAVQLDSTEPAALKEAGIFEFDTVIVAIGNYIQESIITTLNVKEAGVPHVVAKASSEVHRKLLKRVGADHVVFPEFEAGCALARTLTKPSILDRFDLDPDHSIVELIVPDEFHGKTVAEIQLRNRYGLNLLAVSQDGKFKINPDPTRRLERGTAMVVIGCNKDINRLPI
- a CDS encoding TrkH family potassium uptake protein, with amino-acid sequence MTVARTICLGFMAVILLGAILLMMPFSTSNGMWNDPIVALFTSTSAVCVTGLSVVDPGTFFSFWGQLFITLLAQIGGLGYMTTTTFLILLIGRRFDLRQKVAIQQALDRPGISGSTQIIRSIIATTMIFEITGILLLLPAFVPDYGWNQGLWLAIFHSVNAWNNAGFSLFKDNLIGYQSSGLVVFTITGLIIFGGIGYQVILDIYLWLRDRILKKPNAILFSLDFKVATSTTLILLVLGTVAFFCIEIRNPQTFGNLSFTNQLLSAWFQSVTPRTAGFNTIDIGQMTDSGLFITIALMFIGASPGGTGGGIKTTTLRVLTSCTKSILQGKEEVLLYDRKIAISLILKAVGVVFGSLATVIGATILISLTDPNLEFIKILFEVVSAFATVGLSTGITGGISTAAKLILIVTMYIGRVGVLLLMSALLGDPRPSRVHYPEENLLVG